In Thauera aromatica K172, one DNA window encodes the following:
- the senA gene encoding selenoneine synthase SenA gives MNLAPTRSEAARRGGRRVLAAALADSRARTLALLDAYAAVLGEALTVPYSPQLNPPRWEAGHVGWFQDYWIARNRQRAMGIACDPDHRRAAGRLPGADALYDSGKVAHAARWQLELPDLGATRADLAEGLAETLALLAVTPETDAELYFFRLALFHEDMHGEAGVYMAQALDIPLPETLSGALPEALPGPAGGVPQARALGIPAQRWTLGWHGDGFAFDNELAAHEVALPAFEIDAEVVSWRRYLAFVEQTGAAPPRYLRRQDGSWQRRVFGRWEALALDAPAVHLRWDEADAWCRWAGRRLPNEAEWELAALTRAEFRWGRVWEWTASRFAPYPGFAPHPYRDYSAPWFGERYVLRGASRATSPRMVHPRYRNYFTPERNDIYSGFRSCAL, from the coding sequence ATGAACCTCGCCCCTACCCGCTCCGAAGCCGCCCGCCGGGGTGGCCGCCGCGTCCTCGCCGCCGCACTGGCCGACAGCCGCGCACGCACCCTGGCGCTGCTCGACGCCTACGCCGCGGTGCTCGGCGAGGCACTGACGGTGCCCTATTCGCCCCAGCTCAACCCGCCGCGCTGGGAGGCCGGGCATGTCGGCTGGTTCCAGGACTACTGGATCGCGCGCAACCGGCAGCGCGCGATGGGCATCGCCTGCGACCCCGACCACCGACGCGCCGCCGGGCGCCTGCCCGGGGCCGATGCGCTGTACGACTCGGGCAAGGTCGCGCACGCAGCGCGCTGGCAGCTCGAACTGCCCGATCTCGGCGCAACCCGCGCCGATCTGGCCGAGGGCCTGGCGGAGACTCTGGCCCTGCTCGCCGTTACCCCGGAGACCGATGCGGAGCTGTATTTCTTCCGCCTCGCGCTGTTTCACGAGGACATGCACGGCGAGGCCGGGGTCTACATGGCGCAGGCGCTCGATATTCCGCTGCCCGAGACGCTGTCCGGTGCGCTGCCCGAGGCTCTGCCCGGGCCGGCGGGTGGCGTGCCGCAGGCCCGCGCACTGGGCATCCCGGCGCAGCGCTGGACGCTCGGCTGGCACGGCGACGGCTTCGCCTTCGACAACGAGCTCGCGGCGCACGAGGTCGCGCTGCCGGCGTTCGAGATCGATGCCGAGGTGGTGAGCTGGCGCCGCTACCTGGCGTTCGTCGAGCAGACCGGCGCCGCGCCGCCGCGCTATCTGCGCCGCCAGGACGGGAGCTGGCAGCGCCGCGTGTTCGGCCGCTGGGAGGCGCTGGCGCTCGATGCCCCGGCCGTGCACCTGCGCTGGGACGAAGCCGACGCCTGGTGCCGTTGGGCGGGGCGCCGCCTGCCGAACGAAGCCGAGTGGGAGCTCGCCGCCCTGACCCGGGCGGAATTTCGCTGGGGCCGGGTCTGGGAATGGACCGCCAGCCGCTTCGCCCCCTACCCCGGCTTCGCCCCCCACCCCTACCGCGATTACTCGGCACCGTGGTTCGGCGAGCGCTACGTGCTGCGCGGTGCGAGCCGTGCGACCAGCCCGCGCATGGTGCATCCACGCTACCGCAACTACTTCACCCCCGAGCGCAACGACATCTACAGCGGCTTTCGCAGCTGCGCGCTCTAG